A section of the Symphalangus syndactylus isolate Jambi chromosome 19, NHGRI_mSymSyn1-v2.1_pri, whole genome shotgun sequence genome encodes:
- the LYPD8 gene encoding ly6/PLAUR domain-containing protein 8 isoform X2 — MSLSSSLKSLPTICVLAAFVSSTVESYKCAQCEPEECNNGNEKTCDTSLGCFSEKKELNKTGQQQQSNQRILKKGCSLGKCDPKAFSATLGNEYTFGYGYRCCQTENCNKADFQVARKSSDPNGITCPACYSDQGSTCQPTNLACRGEETKCLVFVGTASGVYPVFGMGCATETACNLKDMEVIDNVKIHTGCAGSSSGSPHLTSIIPSILTALFLLKVLL; from the exons ATGTCCCTGTCCTCCAGCCTAAAGAGTCTCCCCACCATCTGTGTCCTCGCTGCTTTTGTTTCCAGCACTGTGG AGAGTTAcaaatgtgcacaatgtgaaccTGAAGAGTGTAACAATGGCAATGAGAAAACTTGTGATACCTCTCTCGGCTGCTTCAGTGAAAAGAAAGAACTTAATAAGACAG GGCAGCAGCAGCAATCGAACCAGCGTATCCTGAAGAAAGGCTGTTCTTTAGGCAAGTGTGATCCAAAGGCCTTCTCAGCCACACTGGGGAATGAGTACACATTTGGGTATGGCTATCGATGCTGCCAAACTGAAAATTGCAACAAAGCGGACTTCCAAG TGGCTCGGAAGTCCTCAGATCCCAATGGCATTACCTGTCCTGCCTGCTACAGTGACCAGGGTTCAACCTGCCAACCAACCAACCTCGCCTGTAGAGGGGAAGAGACAAAGTGTCTTGTGTTTGTAGGCACAG CTAGTGGTGTCTACCCAGTATTTGGTATGGGTTGTGCAACTGAAACTGCTTGCAACTTAAAGGATATGGAAGTGATAGATAATGTAAAAATCCATACTGGCTGTGCAGGCAGCAGTAGTGGAAGCCCCCACCTGACGTCCATCATCCCATCAATTCTGACTGCTCTCTTTCTGCTGAAAGTCTTGCTTTGA
- the LYPD8 gene encoding ly6/PLAUR domain-containing protein 8 isoform X1, producing the protein MSLSSSLKSLPTICVLAAFVSSTVVESYKCAQCEPEECNNGNEKTCDTSLGCFSEKKELNKTGQQQQSNQRILKKGCSLGKCDPKAFSATLGNEYTFGYGYRCCQTENCNKADFQVARKSSDPNGITCPACYSDQGSTCQPTNLACRGEETKCLVFVGTASGVYPVFGMGCATETACNLKDMEVIDNVKIHTGCAGSSSGSPHLTSIIPSILTALFLLKVLL; encoded by the exons ATGTCCCTGTCCTCCAGCCTAAAGAGTCTCCCCACCATCTGTGTCCTCGCTGCTTTTGTTTCCAGCACTGTGG taGAGAGTTAcaaatgtgcacaatgtgaaccTGAAGAGTGTAACAATGGCAATGAGAAAACTTGTGATACCTCTCTCGGCTGCTTCAGTGAAAAGAAAGAACTTAATAAGACAG GGCAGCAGCAGCAATCGAACCAGCGTATCCTGAAGAAAGGCTGTTCTTTAGGCAAGTGTGATCCAAAGGCCTTCTCAGCCACACTGGGGAATGAGTACACATTTGGGTATGGCTATCGATGCTGCCAAACTGAAAATTGCAACAAAGCGGACTTCCAAG TGGCTCGGAAGTCCTCAGATCCCAATGGCATTACCTGTCCTGCCTGCTACAGTGACCAGGGTTCAACCTGCCAACCAACCAACCTCGCCTGTAGAGGGGAAGAGACAAAGTGTCTTGTGTTTGTAGGCACAG CTAGTGGTGTCTACCCAGTATTTGGTATGGGTTGTGCAACTGAAACTGCTTGCAACTTAAAGGATATGGAAGTGATAGATAATGTAAAAATCCATACTGGCTGTGCAGGCAGCAGTAGTGGAAGCCCCCACCTGACGTCCATCATCCCATCAATTCTGACTGCTCTCTTTCTGCTGAAAGTCTTGCTTTGA